Below is a genomic region from Papilio machaon chromosome 19, ilPapMach1.1, whole genome shotgun sequence.
GACCTCGTGCGCATCCTCAGTGTCGGTGGTGAGCGAGCCCTGTGAGCCAGATCTCATCTCACCTAACGCTGTAGACCCATTTAGTGAGTATTCATGTTTCTCTAAAAACTATTATGACCTTCAAACACATTAGAGATTTTAGCCAAAACAGCGGTAGATGCCAGAAACAACATCTGTGaaataccatgaccacacagaaCCACACAGAAGTAAAGGATGGGTAGGTGAAGTGGATTTAACAGAGGAgtggatgcataggaaggtgaAATATTCCCTTTCTGTGTATCCCCTCCGTCGAATAAAGGTAGGTAACACATCtgcaaatgtctatgggcaacggtcacctcgctatttcggcaaattTAAGTGAAttcttgctcgtttgcctttaaaaaaaaagatcacccccaaagaaaaatacaagttTCGTTTGTATGTCACtaagttattatttctaaCTCCACAGAACAAATTGACGCGACAGCTGTTAACGCGTCATACTCCTCGTCAATAATGGAGTGTGCCAGCGCTAGTGAGAGTGACTGTGACAGTGTCACACTGGGCCCTGACGGGGACTGCCGCGCTGTGCACGAGGACAATCTCTCTGATGCTGAGGAAGCGCCATGTGAATCACAGCCGCTATggtaacttactaatattaaaactagcttttacccgcgacttcgcccgcgcggaataaaaaaaatgcacacaagaaaAAATCAGCTCAACCgatcttaagttataaatagtgtaactaacacgactttattttatatatatagataagatgctaatgtttagatgaatggatggatggatggatagatgtttgttttaaggtatctccgaaacagtttgtcacagatgtagaacatagtctctaagaacacataggctaattaatatatattttttttaattccgcgcatacggagtcgcgggcaacaactatattatatatttaattccagGCGTGCTGGTGTGTATACAGCGGAGGAAGCTGTAAGTGAAACAAAGACTGTACTCAAGTCATTACAATCTGCGTACATAAGACAAATGGGCCGGTTAAGGATATTGTTGCAGTCCGCTAGATATCAGTATATTAAGTCATTGAAAGCTGAACGAGAACAGTATTGTaagtatttgtaaatttaagtttatttagttaaaattaaaattgcttatGTTTCATTATTTGTTCTGCAACATGTTTCAGGTAGTATAAACGCGCAGGCACGCGGTGGGCCACTGACTGTAAGAGAGCGGCGTCAGTTACGTAAGCTGAAGGCGTACGCCGGCTATCACAGGAAACATGGTGTTGATGCTGTACTGGCGAGGAAGCTTCATAGGAAACGAGCCAAGGTATACTACGAGAAGACAACGTTTAAGTGACCCATTTACCGAAATGAACTGTTACTTCAGACCCACAAGgctaaattacctacttttaagatcaaccCCCTTCATAATAGTCCGCTAACTTAAAACAGCTGCTACAGagtgttataattaattctgacttaggccaatagaagaagacagagtgagaattaacaatgctttaagttagcAGACTATTATTAATAGGGGTCGATTTTTAGACCTCGTCGACCCCCAAAATCAGTTTTCGTTTACGACCGATATCGACcgctttgggaatccctgattTAGATGTTCAAAGCATTAGTGcattaaataattgacaatATATATCAGGTGAACGACAGCAATCCGCACCGGTTTGTGCCGACACCAAGTCGTTGTACGTTTGCTGAGGGCGGCGTGCGTTGCTCCACCAGTGCACTGCCTGCAGCTAAACACTGCCTCAAGCATATACTGCATGACCGCCATCAGGTATTtcacaatataaatatgatatcAAAGAGGTGGAAACACATTCCATCTCATTTGTaaacatatctttttttatataagaatgtttaattaattaaaatgaaacactTTTTTTCGTCCTTCAGATTCAATTCAGACTGTGTATCTTTCACATATagattttgtgttttatttgacatattttacACATCGAAAAAGgaattgtcaaaaaaaaatgtaagtttgattataaatattatttacagctaatctttaacaaaaacaaagtgAGTGGCTCAGATAATATTGAGTAATTGTATACTAGTGCTCTTCTGGTTGAAATTTGaccataatttataataaaaggtttTTTGACCATACTTTGTATAGTATATAGTATAGGAGTTGTTAGCGACGTAGTTACAGCGGGCCGCTAAAGTGCAGGATTCTTTGTAAATCCTTTGTCGGTTTACGCCAAAAGACGCGGcgtcgttttaatttttacccagtaaAGAACGGTGCGGCAAAGGTTTATGTTTGTTGGAGCAGCGGCGAAGTAgtataaatatctattaaaaatgtcCAATCGTTTGGGAGCAATAAACGCGTTAGTATCTCCCATCATGAAGTACCATTTAATACGGTCCACTACAAGAGTTATTTAACTATGTACTAGTCTATATTCTTACTCagagtaattatttaattggatCTCCCTTAGAGTGGTGAATTATGTATAACAATGTGTCAGGTGCTGTTTGCTGCATGTGGGGACGAGCGTGGATGTGCGCCATGCCGCGAGCCGGTAGCGCGACTACCGCTACCCCACACCTGCCGCTACCACGCTGACCCACCTCCATATCAAGTGTTCACACTCAAGGTAACCATACTAATACACTATTATCATTACTGTGGAGCATAACTCATACAAatcatactaatgttataaatgcgaatgtttggatagatgggtggatgtttgtttgatggtatctccagaactgctcaacggatctctatgaaatttggcatagttcatagtctggaagaatacataagctacttattatgtttttgatgtgaaacatctataggatcacttgtaaaccgaattgttggcgtggcgacgcttgccgtggcgacgggtcgccacactatacatatatatattttatgtgtttagtttaataatatttaatattattatttattattattattaattctgtctCCGCCTGGctggttttattattattccacatatttatttattgtctaattttatatatttattattttttaattgcgcgcggacggagtcttgGGCGACAAgtagttttaatatacatgACGATACGATAGTAATTAGTCACAAGTATTCATGCTAGGCCCACTAAAGGATATTTTACAAGTTGTATTGAAGTTAGCAATTGTAAGTAGTTAAGCCATCAATGAATGGGCTCGGAGTCTGTgttgtcataaaatattagtttggTTTTACAATTGAATCTTGCAGGGAAatacactaaaataaaaagaattacgATTCTTTACAAATTGTGTACCTTTTTAAACATAGTATATCTcttctttatatatttctcgtctaattattgtattgttgGTAGTGGTTTTATtaccctttttttattttatagctgtTGAgtgtttcatatatttttttattttagaaagatGAGTCAGACAGTGACACAGAGTCTCAGTTCAGCTCGTCGGGCTCTCACACGGACCTTGGCGAGCAATCATTTGAGGACAAGTGCGAGGCCGCGCCCGACGCGCCATCTGACGCCCTGCAGTATCAATGACAAATGGACTTTGATCATATGCTGTATGATGATCTATGGACTTGAAACGTGTTAGTTCTATGGTTCTTTCAACTTCAAGTACGGACAGAGAGAAAATTTATccagtgtttatttttgtgtaaattgtGCAGTGGAAATGCACATTTAGTGTTCCAAAGATTACAGTGCAGTGTTCTTGACAATAGAAATGAATGTGATGGCAGTGACGTGATATTACTAATGAAGTTCTAATGCTTTGTGTTGATTGAAAAACTGTAAGTAcaagtttatattattgttggTATTACAGTAAagttgaatttatattaagacAAGTGTAGTGCTTTACAACCATTACGggtctttttataattaaaatatatgtgcaAATGTCTTGGTCTCCTAAATAAAGCAATTACacagtttttttatagaaaaatttcaCTAGAAAAATATTCTCTAATCTCGGAAAAATCtcactaagttttttaatggaaaaatcttattatttgttattgttgtattCATTGaatctgtaattttaaaaaaggcttataatgtaaaaatttaaaattaacggAATTAACAAGAATAATTCTGAAATCGAcagatttaattcattattctaaattagattttcaaatcaatttaagCAAAATGAATGGGTGGtttcgaaattaatttataccaTTGTAACACCATTATGTATAAACCCTGAAAAGTCCGCTATCCTATCAATTCcgcatttagaaaaaaaaaatgtgtttttcagtAAATTAGTGATAAATACGGGATATCAGATTAAATAATGGCAACTTATGTTCAAACTTTTATATGACGTCCACTATGCAAAATGACGCTGATTTccatagtaatattttttcctgtCCTATGTACAGCGATGTCACccatttgcttttttttttcaaatttcatgcCTCTAGTTTTTATGCATTTGCTCTAGGTCTAGTGACTTGGGTTATGCTTTGATTTTTTAcacatgaaaattataactCATTCCAAGTAGGGAATTGATTGGGACTTTTCAGGTTTtactaccaattttcagctctATGCTATTTATTGTAGCTTCAGTGTTTAATTTGACGGGTTCAATAAAGGAAGTAAAGTACCAATAACTGatgtaaatatgtacacaAATAAACTATTCCACCAGTAAtctttacttttattccaAATATTTCACCCCTTTGACAGATGACACCTGAAAGTTATCTTTGTTACAAGAAGAAATCAAACAACAAAGTGAAACAGAATCTTCGCTTTATTCAGCAATTTCcggttgaaaaaaaaataatcaacaaaACTACACTGAAATTCTGAACATGactatttttacaaacaatttacagcaatttgttttaattaattagtgcGGGTGTTTTGAATACCTCCCCGGCTTGTACACGAGCGAGGCGGTGCGGCCACGCGGCGCGCACGAGCTGACCTTCCACtaactaaaaacatttaaagtaatatttacaaggaggaaacaaaattacaacataTGAATGCTCTTGCATTGGCAGCCCGAGAGGAAGCTGAGGAAAAAAATCGCGCAATTCTTCAAGAAAAGCATTCAAAATACCCGCGACAGCCTAAACTAGAAATCAGAAACTTATGAGGTACACATCTTCCTATCCACTTTACTAAGCGTATGGTTACCGGCCCCAAAAATgaggcca
It encodes:
- the LOC106715279 gene encoding KAT8 regulatory NSL complex subunit 2 isoform X2 — translated: MTSQDTNKVLQYPKPRMLSRGRGSASTIRITNVKSIKPPDNDVIKKQEEEKLRAQLQKEIMSRSRSCAYRGYVCQLAVLSGRQHCARHILHEPGAPYKQCVHTYAGGQRCNKPAPIPPATTQSRDAGLCFEHARAALYSRQRSAAPPPPVTTTETLLNQLQHYIRPERTRTTSCASSVSVVSEPCEPDLISPNAVDPFKQIDATAVNASYSSSIMECASASESDCDSVTLGPDGDCRAVHEDNLSDAEEAPCESQPLWRAGVYTAEEAVSETKTVLKSLQSAYIRQMGRLRILLQSARYQYIKSLKAEREQYCSINAQARGGPLTVRERRQLRKLKAYAGYHRKHGVDAVLARKLHRKRAKVNDSNPHRFVPTPSRCTFAEGGVRCSTSALPAAKHCLKHILHDRHQVLFAACGDERGCAPCREPVARLPLPHTCRYHADPPPYQVFTLKKDESDSDTESQFSSSGSHTDLGEQSFEDKCEAAPDAPSDALQYQ
- the LOC106715279 gene encoding KAT8 regulatory NSL complex subunit 2 isoform X1; translation: MFSIIEPNMKNSGNHNIRINEYKPVEISEMTSQDTNKVLQYPKPRMLSRGRGSASTIRITNVKSIKPPDNDVIKKQEEEKLRAQLQKEIMSRSRSCAYRGYVCQLAVLSGRQHCARHILHEPGAPYKQCVHTYAGGQRCNKPAPIPPATTQSRDAGLCFEHARAALYSRQRSAAPPPPVTTTETLLNQLQHYIRPERTRTTSCASSVSVVSEPCEPDLISPNAVDPFKQIDATAVNASYSSSIMECASASESDCDSVTLGPDGDCRAVHEDNLSDAEEAPCESQPLWRAGVYTAEEAVSETKTVLKSLQSAYIRQMGRLRILLQSARYQYIKSLKAEREQYCSINAQARGGPLTVRERRQLRKLKAYAGYHRKHGVDAVLARKLHRKRAKVNDSNPHRFVPTPSRCTFAEGGVRCSTSALPAAKHCLKHILHDRHQVLFAACGDERGCAPCREPVARLPLPHTCRYHADPPPYQVFTLKKDESDSDTESQFSSSGSHTDLGEQSFEDKCEAAPDAPSDALQYQ